From the Halococcus salsus genome, one window contains:
- a CDS encoding sugar phosphate isomerase/epimerase family protein produces the protein MQIGVLTVPFGGQSLDETCSYLADLGVERVELGCGGSPGDDHLTREEYLDDDEAQSELHALLDEHGLEVSALATHNNPIHPVDDHAAEADTELREAIELADQLGVDTVTTFSGLPGGSPNDEVPNWITAPWPTEHKEAHDYQWEVAEEYWSEIAGVADDHGVNVGIEMHPNMLVYEPSGMRRLHEAAGDRIGANFDPSHLYWQGIDVPEAIRYLGDAIHHVHAKDTRVYEPNSKVKGVLDTAPYTEEADRSWLFRSVGYGHGESHWKDVVSTLRMVGYDGALSIEHEDSLTSSREGLEKAVDMLSRAVFETTPGDAYWAE, from the coding sequence ATGCAGATCGGCGTCCTCACCGTTCCATTCGGCGGCCAGTCGCTCGACGAGACCTGTTCGTACCTCGCGGACCTCGGGGTCGAGCGGGTCGAACTCGGCTGTGGCGGTAGTCCCGGCGACGACCACCTCACGCGCGAAGAGTACCTCGACGACGACGAGGCACAGTCGGAGCTCCACGCGCTCCTCGACGAACACGGGCTAGAGGTCAGCGCGCTCGCGACCCACAACAACCCGATCCACCCGGTCGACGACCACGCCGCCGAGGCCGACACCGAACTCCGCGAGGCGATCGAACTCGCCGACCAGCTCGGTGTGGACACCGTCACCACCTTCTCGGGGCTGCCGGGCGGGAGCCCGAACGACGAGGTCCCGAACTGGATCACCGCGCCGTGGCCAACCGAGCACAAGGAGGCCCACGACTACCAGTGGGAGGTCGCCGAGGAGTACTGGAGCGAGATCGCCGGGGTCGCCGACGACCACGGCGTGAACGTCGGCATCGAAATGCACCCGAACATGCTGGTCTACGAACCCTCGGGGATGCGGCGACTCCACGAGGCGGCGGGCGACCGGATCGGCGCGAACTTCGACCCCTCACACCTCTACTGGCAGGGTATCGACGTCCCGGAGGCGATCCGGTATCTCGGCGACGCGATCCACCACGTCCACGCGAAGGACACACGAGTCTACGAACCCAACTCGAAGGTCAAGGGCGTGCTCGACACCGCACCGTACACCGAGGAGGCCGACCGCTCGTGGCTCTTCCGAAGCGTCGGCTACGGCCACGGCGAGTCCCACTGGAAGGACGTCGTCTCGACCCTCCGGATGGTGGGCTACGACGGGGCACTCTCGATCGAACACGAGGACTCGCTGACGAGTTCGCGCGAAGGGCTCGAAAAGGCGGTCGACATGCTCTCCCGAGCGGTCTTCGAGACCACGCCCGGGGACGCCTACTGGGCGGAATAG